One Alkalicoccus halolimnae DNA segment encodes these proteins:
- a CDS encoding glycogen/starch/alpha-glucan phosphorylase, whose amino-acid sequence MYTIKTFQQLLTDKLAKHQGTTVEEASDKDLYYAVASIVKEEMNENWLKTRQKYKEQDERQVYYISMEFLIGRLMESNLLNCGMLDVCTDTLKSLGRDPEAVYNQEHDAALGNGGLGRLAACFLDSIASLRYAGHGSGIRYRYGLFEQRIIHGNQVELPDYWLKEDYPWETRKPEEALKVQFGGEVHTHRRFDGSLEFSYNDVDIVRAVPYDVQVAGYDNDVVNTLRLWSAELPPEDSSILADSESKYYHHLDHMHSIEQISGFLYPDDSHYEGKELRIKQQYFLVSATLQNIIREYKERHRAPLHKLHEKIVIQINDTHPSLAVPELMRILMDDEGFSWEEAWEVTTQTIAYTNHTTLSEALEKWPVDMIKNLLPRVFMIIYEINERFCKGIWFDHPELRDRIPEVAVIAHDQVHMAHLAIVGSFSVNGVAKLHTEILKNKEMKPFYDLFPEKFNNKTNGITHRRWLLQVNPKLSDVITEAIGPQWIKQPSKLIGLMRYSNDQPFLDKISSVKQHNKLVLAQLIKERTGITVNENSIFDVQIKRLHEYKRQLLNIFHVIYLYNELKDNPALDLTPRTFIFAAKAAPSYHMAKEVIKLIHHVASVVNNDKDIGDKLKVIFLENYNVSLAEKIIPAAELSEQISTASKEASGTGNMKMMMNGAITVGTLDGANIEIRDLVGDPNIFIFGLNSEEVLDYYAHGGYNAKGIYHTDERVRKIMDQLNGGEFGSQEIEFKDIFYHILYNNDPYFVLKDFDPYIETHELIERSYRNQKAWQKMSVANIAYSGKFSSDRTIHEYASDIWKLKPLK is encoded by the coding sequence GAAATGAATGAGAATTGGCTCAAAACGCGTCAAAAATATAAAGAACAGGATGAGCGCCAGGTCTACTATATTTCAATGGAGTTTCTTATCGGCCGTCTTATGGAAAGCAACCTGCTTAACTGCGGAATGCTGGACGTCTGCACCGATACACTGAAATCGCTCGGCCGCGATCCCGAAGCTGTTTATAATCAGGAACATGATGCCGCTCTTGGAAATGGCGGCCTTGGTCGACTGGCAGCCTGCTTTCTTGATTCCATCGCTTCTTTGCGGTATGCAGGGCACGGAAGCGGAATCCGCTACCGATATGGCTTGTTTGAACAGAGAATTATCCATGGCAATCAAGTAGAATTGCCCGATTACTGGCTGAAAGAGGATTATCCGTGGGAAACGAGAAAACCGGAGGAAGCTTTAAAAGTACAGTTCGGCGGAGAAGTACATACACACCGCCGGTTTGACGGCTCACTGGAATTTTCCTATAACGATGTGGATATAGTAAGAGCTGTTCCATATGATGTGCAGGTTGCAGGATATGATAATGATGTCGTTAATACCCTTCGTCTCTGGAGTGCGGAGCTCCCCCCGGAAGACTCCAGCATCCTGGCTGATTCTGAAAGTAAATATTATCACCATCTGGATCACATGCATTCCATTGAACAAATTTCCGGTTTTCTTTATCCTGATGATTCCCATTACGAAGGCAAAGAGCTGAGGATTAAGCAGCAGTATTTTCTCGTTTCGGCCACTCTTCAAAACATTATCAGAGAATATAAAGAACGCCACAGAGCTCCCCTTCACAAACTTCATGAAAAAATCGTTATTCAAATAAATGATACGCACCCTTCTCTGGCAGTACCTGAACTGATGCGTATTTTGATGGATGACGAAGGATTTTCGTGGGAGGAAGCCTGGGAAGTAACGACACAGACAATCGCGTATACGAATCATACCACGTTGAGTGAAGCACTCGAGAAATGGCCCGTCGATATGATTAAAAATCTTCTCCCGCGGGTATTCATGATCATCTACGAAATAAACGAGCGGTTCTGTAAAGGGATCTGGTTTGATCATCCTGAACTCCGCGATCGTATTCCGGAAGTAGCAGTTATCGCCCATGATCAGGTGCATATGGCCCACCTCGCTATCGTAGGAAGTTTCAGCGTCAACGGTGTGGCAAAGCTTCATACAGAGATACTCAAGAATAAGGAAATGAAACCTTTTTATGACCTCTTCCCGGAAAAATTCAATAACAAGACTAACGGTATTACTCACAGACGCTGGCTGCTGCAAGTCAACCCTAAGTTATCTGATGTAATTACAGAAGCTATTGGCCCCCAGTGGATTAAGCAGCCCTCGAAACTGATCGGCCTTATGCGCTATTCCAATGATCAGCCGTTCCTGGACAAAATCTCTTCTGTAAAACAGCATAACAAGCTGGTGCTTGCCCAGCTTATAAAAGAACGGACAGGTATAACTGTCAACGAAAATTCCATTTTTGATGTGCAGATCAAGCGGCTGCATGAATACAAGCGGCAGCTGTTGAATATCTTTCATGTTATCTACCTCTATAATGAGCTCAAAGATAACCCTGCTCTTGACCTTACGCCGCGTACTTTTATCTTTGCTGCCAAAGCAGCTCCAAGCTACCATATGGCTAAAGAAGTCATAAAATTGATCCATCATGTTGCTTCTGTCGTTAATAACGATAAAGATATCGGAGACAAATTGAAGGTTATTTTCCTTGAAAACTATAACGTCAGCCTGGCTGAAAAAATCATTCCAGCTGCTGAATTAAGCGAGCAGATTTCCACCGCCAGCAAGGAAGCCTCCGGTACCGGAAATATGAAAATGATGATGAACGGTGCCATTACTGTAGGCACACTTGATGGAGCAAATATAGAAATCCGCGACCTTGTAGGAGATCCGAATATATTCATTTTCGGATTGAACAGTGAAGAGGTTCTTGATTATTATGCTCACGGCGGATACAATGCAAAAGGCATTTATCATACGGATGAGCGCGTAAGAAAAATTATGGATCAATTGAACGGTGGAGAATTCGGATCCCAGGAAATAGAATTTAAAGATATTTTTTATCATATTCTTTATAATAATGACCCCTACTTTGTCCTTAAAGATTTCGATCCTTACATTGAAACACATGAGCTGATCGAGAGAAGCTACCGGAATCAGAAAGCATGGCAGAAAATGAGCGTTGCCAACATTGCCTATTCCGGTAAGTTTTCAAGTGACCGTACGATTCATGAATATGCTTCAGACATCTGGAAGCTTAAGCCTCTGAAGTAA